In the Triticum aestivum cultivar Chinese Spring chromosome 2B, IWGSC CS RefSeq v2.1, whole genome shotgun sequence genome, AAAAACAGGAGGGGGTTAGGAGGCCACGGCGCTGGGCTGCGTTCGCGAACGTAGTTACCCTGGCCCACAGTGTGTCGGCCTAGTTCACAGAAAATCGCCGAAGTCGTTCTTCAGAGTAGCGGCCCAGGTTACGTTTGGTAGTTGTCTCGCCGTAAAAATGGGGCAGGGATGGATGACACAGGTGATCCAGGCTGTGCATGTCTGAATCGGACGAGTGAGAGTGTCTAATCGTTATGGAGAGGTATAGCTCGCTACGTTTTACTGTTTTGTAATATTGCCATATAGTGTGGAAAATTGTGAGAAAAATTGCCATGACGTAGCGAGTAATTACCATGCATTCAGTCGGAAGTACCTTACCCTAAAAATCTGTTGTCAGATACCCTAAAATATGACGTTAGGTGTATATCGGGTCCCCAAAAATATCTCTAGTAATGTATTAGACTCCGTTCGTCCGGAAATATTTATCAAATAAATGAATAAagctggatgtatctagaactaaaatacgtctcaATACATCCATTTCTTCAACAAATATTTCCGAAAGAAGGAGTACTATATAAATTTTTGTGCATTCCTCTGTTTCTCGTCGGTGCGAAACTGGACGTTCATGTTCCTTTGAGACTCTTTCGATGGTAAATGTTATGGATTAGGGGCACTAATATTAGCACCCCATTGCCCTAGATTTCCTGAAGTTAAACATAGTCTCCAAGTTCTGTCCACCCCTTTTCTTTGCCCTTTCCCGCCAGCAATCCCCATAAATACTCCCCGCCGATCCACGGATGCTGGCTCAACACGCCGAAGGAAAGCGTCCCCGATCGAGTTCCCCAACCGGGATTGATTGCCATCCATGGATGCCCTGCAAACGCAATACGCCGCGGCGGCagcgtcgccggcggcgaggcgcctCCGAGGAGGACGAGCCGGTCACGCTGCACCCAGGAGGGTGGAGTTCGGTCGGCCGCGGCGTGGCGGCAGCGCGAGGGACGTCCTGAGCGTCGCCGGGCCCGGCCGCTTCTCCGGCCAGGCCGCCGGCGCCGTCGGCCAAGGCGGCAGCAAGAACAGCCGCGAGGTGGTGGGTGGTGGTGCTTAATTGCAGAATGGGCTTCAATTAATTAAGGCGCGAATTGATCTGACGGTCCGAACGCTGCGTGCATGGTGTCAGGTGGAGGACGTGGGCGCGGTGCGGCTGTTCGTGGGCCTGCCGATCAACTCGGTGACGGACGGCGCGACGGTGAACAGCGCCAGGGGCATCGAGGCCGGGATGCGCGCCGTGAAGCTGCTGGGCGTGGACGGCGTGGAGCTGCAGGTGTTCTGGTCCGTGGTGCAGCCGGAGTCGCCGGACAAGTTCTCGTGGGCCGGGTACCGCGCCGTGGCCGACATGGCCCGCGACGAGGGCCTCAGCCTCCGCGTCTCCCTCCGCATCCACGGCTCGCCGGGCGGCAGCGTCCCCAAGCTCCCGTCCTgggtcggcgccgccgccgccaaggaccGCGACATCCTCTTCACCGACGGCGCCGGCGGGCGCCACGAGGACTGCCTCTCCTTCGCTGTCGACGAGCTCCCCGTGCTCGCCGGCATGTCCCCCCTCCAGCGCTACGAGGCCTTCTTCCGCAGCTTCGTCGACGCCTTCGACGACCTCTTCGAGTCCACCATCACGGTGCGTCGTAACTAAAGATGCCATGCCAATGCCTCCATTTCGTCATGCATTTTGATGATTAAACTAGGGTCGACCGATGGTGCTCAGGACGTGACGGTGGGGCTGGGGCCGAACGGCGAGCTCCGGTACCCGTCGTACCCGCCGGGGAGCGACGTGACCCAGTTCATCGGCGTGGGCGAGTTCCAGTGCTACGACAAGTACATGCTGGCGCAGCTGAGGCAGCACGCGGAGGCGCTGGGCAACCCGCTGTGGGGCCTCGCCGGCCCGCACGACGCGCCGGGGTACAACGAGTCGCCGGACTCGAGCGAGTTCTTCCGCGACCACGGCTCGTGGGACAGCCCCTACGGCGACTTCTTCCTCTCCTGGTACGCCGGGAAGCTCCTCAGCCACGGCGACCGCGTGCTCGGCATGGCGAGCCGCGTGTTCGGCAGCAAGCCGGTGGAGCTGTCGGCCAAGGTGCCGTTCATGCACTGGTGGCACGGCGCGCAGTCGCGgccggcggaggcggtggcggggTTCTACAAGAGCAACAAGAAGAACGGGTACAGCCCGGTGGCCAAGGTGTTCGCGCAGCACGGGTGCACCATGGTGGTGCCCGGCATGGACGTGTGCATGAACAAGCAGCAGCGGAACACGGGGTCCAGCCCGGACAAGCTGCTGGTGCAGATCAAGAACGCGTGCCGGCGGCACGGCGCGCGTATCGCCGGCGAGAACGCGTCGCTGGTGATGACGCACACCAGCAGCTTCTCGCGGATCAAGAGCAACATCGTCACCGCGGAGCGGATGAAGCCGACCTTCTTCACCTACAGGCGGATGGGGGCCGAGTTCTTCTCGCCGGAGCACTGGTCGCCATTCATGGAGTTCGTGCGCACCGTCGTCTGCGGCGAGTGGGACGAGGACGACGAGACGGCCGCCGCCGTCTCCAGCTACGACGACCTGCCGCAGCCAGTTTGACACGTTTTTAATCATCCATCAGCCCAGATGATATGAGATGAGATATGAAATACTATGATCCGATCCGGTTATTTTTTTGGGATCGAGAGTTCAAGTGTATATGAATTTCATATTTTTCTTCATTTGATGAGGCTGCTGTATTATGGTTATACTGTCTCAAGATGAGACTTTTTTCATAATAACTAAGAAGATATAGTAGATCACTGCAAATACAAATGCAAAATTTTCAACTGATGTTGGAATTGTCATGTGTCGTGTTAATTCAGTTCCCTGTTTTCCTGGCATCCATATCATTCAAAATTGTAATTACCGCCACAGAATTTACAGTGAACCGAATTGCATCGCAGTTTGACATAATTCTCTTACCTTGCTGTTAAAAACTGATTCCAGATAGCCATAAAACATTACAAATATTTCTATAATCGACAACTCAATGAGGTTGCTGGGTAACCGCAAACACGAAACACAAAAATAACTTGTTTTTTCATCTGCGACGAACCAGGTAGAAAATC is a window encoding:
- the LOC123040733 gene encoding inactive beta-amylase 9-like isoform X2, which encodes MDALQTQYAAAAASPAARRLRGGRAGHAAPRRVEFGRPRRGGSARDVLSVAGPGRFSGQAAGAVGQGGSKNSREVEDVGAVRLFVGLPINSVTDGATVNSARGIEAGMRAVKLLGVDGVELQVFWSVVQPESPDKFSWAGYRAVADMARDEGLSLRVSLRIHGSPGGSVPKLPSWVGAAAAKDRDILFTDGAGGRHEDCLSFAVDELPVLAGMSPLQRYEAFFRSFVDAFDDLFESTITDVTVGLGPNGELRYPSYPPGSDVTQFIGVGEFQCYDKYMLAQLRQHAEALGNPLWGLAGPHDAPGYNESPDSSEFFRDHGSWDSPYGDFFLSWYAGKLLSHGDRVLGMASRVFGSKPVELSAKVPFMHWWHGAQSRPAEAVAGFYKSNKKNGYSPVAKVFAQHGCTMVVPGMDVCMNKQQRNTGSSPDKLLVQIKNACRRHGARIAGENASLVMTHTSSFSRIKSNIVTAERMKPTFFTYRRMGAEFFSPEHWSPFMEFVRTVVCGEWDEDDETAAAVSSYDDLPQPV
- the LOC123040733 gene encoding inactive beta-amylase 9-like isoform X1; amino-acid sequence: MDALQTQYAAAAASPAARRLRGGRAGHAAPRRVEFGRPRRGGSARDVLSVAGPGRFSGQAAGAVGQGGSKNSREVVEDVGAVRLFVGLPINSVTDGATVNSARGIEAGMRAVKLLGVDGVELQVFWSVVQPESPDKFSWAGYRAVADMARDEGLSLRVSLRIHGSPGGSVPKLPSWVGAAAAKDRDILFTDGAGGRHEDCLSFAVDELPVLAGMSPLQRYEAFFRSFVDAFDDLFESTITDVTVGLGPNGELRYPSYPPGSDVTQFIGVGEFQCYDKYMLAQLRQHAEALGNPLWGLAGPHDAPGYNESPDSSEFFRDHGSWDSPYGDFFLSWYAGKLLSHGDRVLGMASRVFGSKPVELSAKVPFMHWWHGAQSRPAEAVAGFYKSNKKNGYSPVAKVFAQHGCTMVVPGMDVCMNKQQRNTGSSPDKLLVQIKNACRRHGARIAGENASLVMTHTSSFSRIKSNIVTAERMKPTFFTYRRMGAEFFSPEHWSPFMEFVRTVVCGEWDEDDETAAAVSSYDDLPQPV